One Citricoccus sp. K5 DNA window includes the following coding sequences:
- a CDS encoding amidohydrolase family protein — protein MSLFIRSAHVITMAEGTSSSPQVLDLRIEGQDIVAIGSDLQPEPRDEILDGRDRLVTPGFVNAHTHSWETVYKGRYDNMPLELWMLYTYPLLGAPPRSPDFVRVRSQLFALESLKSGVTTIVDDVLETPSQDFGQLEAVVDAYERIGIRANVSGHVINVPFVDTVPFAADHLPAEVLHAVRNESLLSAGEYLDYSEQAIRRYHGRGEGRLHYMLAPSAPQRCTPDLLSGAVALAGRHGIECHIHMLETKTQAITGQEFYGMTLPQYLESIQALSRNTTFAHGIWVTDQDIEILANHSASVSHNPISNLKLGSGILPWRKYRDAGVNLGLGTDGCSSSDTPRLLEVIKMASLLHKIGDSDPAAWPSVDETLRAGTLDGAKSAMLDRTVGSLEVGKRADLLVWDLNTLNFTPRQKLDHQLVYSENGSSLEYVMVDGRIVVDHGALTTLDEQEIVDEFNGYLPEIQAWQDRTDELNAVFHPAFSAMYETCRQAPLDINRWAGTADSVLTP, from the coding sequence ATGTCCCTGTTCATCCGCAGCGCCCACGTCATCACCATGGCGGAGGGCACCAGTAGCAGCCCGCAGGTCCTCGACCTGCGGATCGAGGGTCAGGACATCGTGGCCATCGGCTCGGACCTGCAGCCCGAGCCCCGTGACGAGATCCTGGACGGCCGAGACCGGCTCGTCACGCCCGGCTTCGTCAACGCCCACACCCACTCGTGGGAGACCGTGTACAAGGGTCGATATGACAACATGCCGCTGGAATTGTGGATGCTCTACACCTACCCGCTGCTCGGTGCTCCGCCGCGGTCGCCTGACTTCGTCCGCGTCCGATCCCAGCTGTTCGCGCTGGAGAGCCTGAAGTCCGGCGTCACGACCATCGTGGACGACGTCCTGGAGACCCCCTCACAGGACTTCGGCCAGCTCGAGGCCGTGGTGGATGCCTACGAGCGGATCGGGATCCGGGCCAATGTGTCCGGTCACGTCATCAATGTGCCCTTCGTGGACACCGTCCCCTTCGCCGCAGACCACCTGCCGGCCGAAGTGCTCCACGCGGTCCGGAACGAGTCCCTGCTCAGCGCCGGGGAGTACCTGGACTACAGCGAGCAGGCCATCCGGCGCTACCACGGCCGGGGGGAGGGACGCCTCCACTACATGCTCGCCCCGTCCGCGCCACAGCGCTGCACCCCGGACCTCCTATCCGGTGCCGTGGCCCTGGCCGGCCGCCACGGGATCGAGTGCCACATCCACATGCTGGAGACCAAGACGCAGGCGATCACCGGCCAGGAGTTCTACGGCATGACCCTGCCGCAGTACCTCGAGAGCATCCAGGCGCTCTCCCGGAACACCACCTTCGCCCATGGCATCTGGGTGACTGACCAGGACATCGAGATCTTGGCCAACCACTCCGCATCCGTCTCCCACAACCCGATCTCCAACCTGAAGCTCGGCTCCGGGATCCTCCCCTGGCGCAAATACCGGGACGCCGGGGTGAACCTGGGGCTGGGCACGGACGGCTGCTCCTCCTCGGACACCCCGCGGCTGCTCGAGGTCATCAAGATGGCGTCTCTGCTGCACAAGATCGGCGACTCCGATCCGGCGGCGTGGCCCTCCGTCGACGAGACCCTGCGGGCCGGCACCCTCGATGGCGCAAAGTCGGCCATGCTGGACCGCACCGTCGGATCCCTCGAGGTCGGCAAGCGTGCCGACCTCCTGGTGTGGGACCTCAACACCCTGAACTTCACGCCACGCCAGAAGCTGGATCACCAGCTGGTCTACTCCGAGAACGGCAGTTCCCTCGAATACGTCATGGTGGACGGCCGGATCGTGGTGGACCATGGTGCCCTCACCACCCTGGACGAGCAGGAGATCGTCGACGAGTTCAACGGCTACCTGCCGGAGATCCAGGCCTGGCAGGACCGGACTGATGAGCTCAATGCCGTCTTCCACCCGGCCTTCTCGGCGATGTACGAGACATGCCGCCAGGCGCCCCTGGACATCAACCGCTGGGCCGGCACGGCGGACTCGGTCCTGACTCCCTGA
- a CDS encoding helix-turn-helix domain-containing protein, translating into MTLSLSGHLSGAAYQRVVERARGELAGPDHRGMLGQIRAEVAESWRRSLMVHGGVGKPLEPRLVTDSDLREVRQGHPLAPVLPIIRRLLVEPAADASLIVAVGNAEGHLLWVEGDDQARRRADAMGFVPGADWSEASMGTSAPGTALYSGRPVQVSRAEHFNPVVHPWSCSAVPLRDPADGRIVGVIDLTGGDEAISPLALPLLKAAAEAVHSAWREHLLPSPVPAPVHGSILHVTGGLPPRLAGADGAWREIPGKHAEILTLLTWHGAGLDGAELEELVYGYDAGTTLRAEVHRLRRALEAGVPGVALRARPYRLEGALATDAVLAREALRRGEVSVALGHAAGSVLPRSEAPGIVEIRHHLGLALREAVLEDAGIEDLWTYLARPEAVGDLELWMTALKMLPADSPRRALAVSTVERLEAEAR; encoded by the coding sequence GTGACCCTGTCCCTGTCCGGGCACTTGTCCGGTGCGGCCTATCAGCGCGTCGTCGAGCGGGCGCGGGGCGAGCTGGCGGGACCGGATCACCGCGGGATGCTCGGCCAGATCCGTGCCGAGGTCGCCGAGTCCTGGCGTCGCTCGCTGATGGTGCACGGTGGCGTCGGAAAGCCCCTGGAGCCTCGTCTGGTCACGGACTCGGACCTGCGGGAGGTGCGCCAGGGCCACCCGTTGGCCCCGGTGCTGCCCATCATCCGCCGGCTCCTCGTGGAGCCCGCCGCGGATGCCAGTCTGATCGTCGCGGTGGGGAACGCGGAGGGGCACCTGCTGTGGGTCGAGGGCGATGACCAGGCCCGCCGGCGCGCCGACGCCATGGGTTTCGTCCCGGGCGCTGATTGGTCTGAGGCCTCCATGGGCACCTCTGCCCCCGGGACGGCGCTCTACTCCGGCCGGCCCGTGCAGGTGAGCCGGGCCGAGCACTTCAATCCCGTGGTGCATCCCTGGAGCTGCTCGGCGGTTCCCCTGCGCGACCCGGCTGACGGCCGCATCGTCGGGGTGATCGACCTGACCGGTGGGGACGAGGCCATCTCCCCGCTGGCCCTGCCCCTGCTGAAGGCCGCCGCCGAGGCGGTGCATTCGGCCTGGCGGGAACACCTTCTCCCGTCGCCCGTGCCGGCCCCGGTCCACGGGAGCATCCTGCACGTCACCGGTGGCCTTCCGCCGCGGTTGGCGGGCGCGGACGGTGCGTGGCGGGAGATCCCCGGCAAGCACGCCGAGATCCTGACGCTGCTCACCTGGCATGGCGCCGGCCTGGACGGCGCAGAGCTGGAAGAACTCGTCTACGGTTACGACGCCGGCACCACCCTCCGTGCCGAGGTGCACCGGCTCCGGCGAGCCCTCGAGGCCGGTGTGCCCGGGGTGGCGCTCCGGGCTCGGCCCTATCGGTTGGAGGGCGCGCTGGCCACGGACGCCGTGCTGGCGCGGGAGGCCCTGCGCCGGGGTGAGGTGAGCGTCGCGTTGGGCCACGCCGCAGGGTCGGTGCTGCCCCGGTCCGAGGCGCCCGGCATCGTCGAGATCCGCCACCACTTGGGGCTCGCCCTGCGCGAGGCGGTGCTGGAGGACGCCGGAATCGAGGACCTGTGGACGTACCTCGCGCGCCCCGAGGCGGTCGGCGACCTCGAGTTGTGGATGACGGCCCTGAAGATGCTGCCGGCGGACTCCCCGCGCCGGGCACTGGCGGTCTCCACCGTGGAACGCCTCGAGGCCGAGGCGCGCTGA
- the adhP gene encoding alcohol dehydrogenase AdhP, whose protein sequence is MSTMKAAVVESFNQDLAIKQVDIPEPGPGQALVKLTSSGVCHTDLHAATGDWPVKPSPPFIPGHEGVGIVEKIGEGVTELSEGQMVGNAWLWSACGSCEYCRTGWETLCESQQNGGYAVDGSFGEYMIVDAKYAPVLPEGSDPYEVGPVLCAGVTVYKGLKQTEVRPGQWVVISGIGGLGHIAVQYAVAMGMRVVAVDVADDKLALAQKHGAEIVVNANVAEPSVEIQEKIGGAHGVLVTAVHPKAFGQAISMTRRGGTIVFNGLPPGDFPAPIFDIVLKGLTIRGSIVGTRQDMVEALEFYAAGKIHPTYSKRPIEDINAIFDEMHHGKIDGRVVLDYSASPER, encoded by the coding sequence ATGTCAACCATGAAGGCAGCAGTTGTTGAGAGCTTCAACCAGGATCTCGCGATCAAGCAGGTCGACATCCCGGAGCCAGGGCCCGGCCAAGCCCTGGTGAAACTGACGTCCTCAGGGGTCTGCCATACGGACCTCCACGCCGCCACCGGGGACTGGCCGGTGAAGCCGTCCCCTCCGTTCATTCCCGGCCACGAGGGCGTGGGCATCGTTGAGAAGATCGGGGAGGGAGTCACCGAACTCTCCGAAGGACAGATGGTGGGCAACGCGTGGCTGTGGAGCGCCTGCGGGAGCTGCGAGTACTGCCGCACCGGCTGGGAGACCCTGTGTGAATCACAGCAGAATGGCGGCTACGCGGTGGACGGCTCCTTCGGTGAGTACATGATCGTGGATGCCAAGTACGCCCCGGTGCTGCCCGAGGGCTCTGACCCGTACGAGGTCGGCCCGGTGCTGTGCGCCGGCGTGACGGTCTACAAGGGCCTGAAGCAGACGGAGGTCCGGCCCGGGCAATGGGTCGTCATCTCCGGCATCGGCGGCCTGGGTCATATCGCCGTGCAGTACGCGGTGGCCATGGGCATGCGGGTGGTGGCCGTGGATGTGGCCGATGACAAGCTGGCTCTGGCACAGAAGCACGGGGCCGAGATCGTGGTGAATGCCAATGTGGCGGAGCCGTCAGTGGAGATCCAGGAGAAGATCGGCGGTGCCCATGGCGTGCTGGTCACAGCAGTCCACCCGAAGGCCTTCGGCCAGGCGATCTCGATGACCCGCCGTGGGGGAACCATCGTGTTCAACGGCCTGCCCCCGGGAGACTTCCCCGCTCCCATCTTCGACATCGTGTTGAAGGGCCTGACGATTCGCGGGTCGATCGTCGGTACGCGGCAGGACATGGTGGAGGCCTTGGAGTTCTACGCTGCCGGCAAGATCCACCCGACCTACTCCAAGCGTCCGATCGAGGACATCAACGCGATCTTCGACGAGATGCACCACGGCAAGATCGACGGCCGCGTGGTCCTGGACTACTCGGCCAGCCCGGAACGCTGA
- a CDS encoding DUF779 domain-containing protein yields MTQAALDLIGSLQQVHGPLMFHQSGGCCDGSSPMCFPAGDFKTGGADILLGTFVLPEGTELPFWMSREQFDYWKHTHLTLDVVDGRGSGFSVEAPEGKRFLIRSRLMDAR; encoded by the coding sequence ATGACCCAGGCCGCACTGGACCTGATCGGCTCACTCCAGCAGGTCCACGGCCCGCTGATGTTCCACCAGTCCGGCGGCTGCTGTGATGGATCCTCGCCGATGTGCTTCCCCGCCGGTGACTTCAAGACCGGGGGAGCGGACATCCTGCTGGGGACGTTCGTCCTGCCCGAAGGTACGGAGCTGCCGTTCTGGATGAGCCGCGAGCAGTTCGACTACTGGAAGCACACCCACCTGACCCTGGACGTGGTCGACGGCCGTGGCTCGGGCTTCTCGGTGGAGGCACCAGAAGGCAAGCGCTTCCTCATCCGGTCCCGCCTGATGGACGCGCGGTGA
- a CDS encoding cytosine permease, producing MTTLAPPPSQPVRQAQETGASRADGSPPVDRDYPATRVPRSARRPTLSLVIVIAGFFFYTPTMVTGGGVAASFAFGPYLGLAVTAAAILAVYIGLLAVASSRTGLTTVLLSRLVLGRWGGKWASIILGGTQIGWYAITVGILGNLVSAAFGWSVAWPVVIVGGILMATTAYLGFKGIEVISWISIPLMLLLCGIVLAQSLDHIGGWDGLLAVEGSGEMSAGLAITLMVGTFVSGGTQIGNWSRFDRGTPARVFTLTALAVIVVQFGMLFFGGVGAAAYGEPDFVNLLMSMGLAGAAVLLLVANLWTTNDNAAYAFGVAGAELFERKSKSPFIIAGVAIGIVLALTGVADAMTGFLVLVGVVIPPLGGVLIGTFLTAWRGRDPGLDLEDQPRLKVPGVASYLAGAAVAVLCNLLSWGSPAIVGIIVATACAAALGWTGRTRDLASHA from the coding sequence ATGACCACGCTTGCACCACCCCCATCCCAGCCCGTTCGGCAGGCCCAGGAAACGGGCGCGTCCCGGGCGGACGGGTCCCCACCAGTCGACCGGGACTATCCGGCCACGCGCGTTCCACGGTCGGCCCGCCGGCCGACCCTCTCCCTGGTCATCGTCATCGCCGGATTCTTCTTCTACACCCCGACCATGGTGACCGGCGGCGGCGTGGCCGCGAGCTTCGCCTTCGGTCCCTACCTCGGCCTGGCCGTCACCGCCGCCGCGATCCTGGCCGTCTATATCGGGTTGCTGGCCGTCGCGAGCTCCCGAACCGGGTTGACCACTGTCCTGCTCTCCCGCTTGGTCCTGGGCCGCTGGGGCGGCAAATGGGCGTCCATCATCCTGGGCGGGACCCAGATCGGCTGGTACGCCATCACCGTCGGCATCCTCGGCAATCTGGTCTCCGCTGCCTTCGGCTGGTCGGTGGCCTGGCCGGTCGTCATCGTCGGCGGCATCCTGATGGCCACCACGGCGTACTTGGGCTTCAAGGGAATCGAGGTCATCTCCTGGATCTCCATTCCGCTGATGCTCCTCCTCTGCGGCATCGTGCTGGCCCAGTCCCTGGACCACATCGGAGGCTGGGACGGGCTCCTGGCCGTCGAGGGCAGCGGGGAGATGAGCGCCGGACTGGCCATCACGCTCATGGTGGGCACGTTCGTCTCCGGAGGCACCCAGATCGGCAACTGGAGCCGCTTCGACCGCGGCACCCCGGCCCGCGTGTTCACCCTGACCGCCCTGGCCGTGATCGTGGTCCAGTTCGGCATGCTGTTCTTCGGCGGCGTCGGCGCGGCCGCCTACGGCGAGCCGGACTTCGTGAACCTGCTGATGTCCATGGGCCTGGCCGGCGCCGCCGTCCTTCTCCTGGTGGCCAATCTCTGGACCACCAATGACAACGCCGCCTATGCCTTCGGCGTCGCCGGGGCCGAGCTGTTCGAGCGCAAGTCCAAGAGCCCGTTCATCATCGCCGGCGTGGCCATCGGCATCGTCCTGGCCCTGACCGGTGTGGCAGACGCCATGACGGGCTTCCTCGTGCTCGTCGGAGTGGTCATCCCGCCACTGGGCGGAGTCCTCATCGGCACCTTCCTCACCGCATGGCGGGGGCGCGACCCAGGCCTCGACCTGGAGGATCAGCCGCGCCTGAAGGTCCCCGGCGTGGCGTCCTACCTGGCCGGAGCGGCCGTCGCCGTACTCTGCAACCTGCTGTCCTGGGGCAGCCCCGCCATCGTGGGCATCATCGTCGCCACGGCCTGCGCCGCCGCCCTGGGCTGGACCGGCCGGACCCGGGACCTCGCCTCACACGCCTGA
- a CDS encoding PucR family transcriptional regulator yields the protein MSSGTTGSRFEQEEAFWPTVHQVLSWGELKLRLRVGEGRLDRPVRVAMTTELVDNTPFLRGGELLLTTGTAWRRTEDAAAFVRGASRTGAAAIGFGTGPWSEAVPDALLAAARRASMPVLEVPRSTPFVAVTERVGTEQAERRAHHTERAMVGALMDHVRRGQADPVVLEDHAPFLYSRHDSGTTLLAAVCHADGGVFPEPARGRILIGHRERRVLVVGEEPAVRWYVQSRAIPLYGWGEAATGRDLRRILGESWSAFDVALQRGRPASTRDLASIGGLVARLTSEQLAPFADHVLEPIRRYDAIHGTDLLTTVEAFVRVRGSLAETSRELYLHVNTVRKRMARLAAVLGLDPLDPEGYLVLHLAIHSAGSDVGHD from the coding sequence ATGTCCTCAGGAACCACCGGAAGCCGTTTCGAGCAGGAGGAGGCCTTCTGGCCGACCGTTCATCAGGTGCTCTCCTGGGGTGAACTGAAGCTGAGGTTGCGGGTGGGTGAGGGCCGCCTGGACCGGCCGGTGCGGGTGGCGATGACCACGGAACTGGTGGACAACACCCCGTTCCTGCGCGGCGGCGAACTGCTGTTGACCACCGGCACGGCCTGGCGGCGGACCGAGGATGCTGCCGCCTTTGTCCGCGGGGCATCCAGGACCGGTGCCGCCGCCATCGGGTTCGGGACCGGGCCCTGGAGCGAGGCTGTGCCGGATGCGCTGCTGGCCGCCGCGCGTCGGGCCTCGATGCCGGTGTTGGAGGTGCCGCGGTCCACGCCGTTCGTGGCCGTGACCGAGCGGGTGGGGACCGAGCAGGCCGAGCGGCGAGCCCACCACACGGAAAGGGCGATGGTCGGTGCGCTCATGGACCACGTCCGGCGGGGGCAGGCCGACCCGGTCGTCCTGGAGGATCATGCGCCGTTCCTGTACTCCCGCCATGACTCCGGCACCACGCTGCTGGCGGCCGTCTGTCATGCCGACGGCGGTGTGTTCCCCGAGCCGGCCCGGGGGCGGATCCTGATCGGCCACCGGGAACGCCGGGTTCTGGTGGTGGGGGAGGAGCCGGCGGTGCGCTGGTATGTCCAATCACGGGCGATTCCCCTCTACGGCTGGGGCGAGGCGGCCACGGGGCGTGACCTGCGCCGAATCCTCGGCGAGTCCTGGAGCGCCTTCGATGTGGCGCTCCAGCGCGGCCGGCCGGCCTCGACCCGGGACCTGGCCAGCATCGGCGGGCTGGTGGCCCGGCTGACCTCGGAGCAGCTGGCACCCTTCGCCGATCACGTCCTCGAGCCGATCCGGCGCTACGACGCCATCCACGGGACGGACCTGCTGACCACCGTCGAGGCCTTCGTCCGCGTGCGCGGATCCCTGGCCGAGACGAGTCGGGAGCTGTACCTGCACGTCAACACGGTGCGCAAGCGGATGGCCCGGCTGGCGGCCGTGCTGGGGTTGGACCCGCTGGACCCGGAGGGGTACCTGGTGCTTCACCTGGCCATCCATTCCGCCGGTAGTGACGTGGGCCACGACTAG
- the adh gene encoding aldehyde dehydrogenase has protein sequence MTIYANPGTDGSAVTFKPRYEHYIGGEWVAPVRGQYFENPSPVTGKSFTEVGRGTPEDIEAALDAAHAAAPAWGRTSPAERAVILNKIADRMEQNLEMLAVAETWDNGKAVRETLNADIPLAIDHFRYFAGTIRAQEGSLSQLDEDTVAYHYHEPLGVVGQIIPWNFPILMATWKLAPALAAGNAVVLKPAEQTPASILVLAELIGDLLPAGVLNIVNGFGLEAGKPLASNKRIRKIAFTGETTTGRLIMQYASENLIPVTLELGGKSPNIFFEDVMAADDAFWDKAQEGFTMFALNQGEVCTCPSRALVQESIADGFLEAAVERTRLIKQGNPLDTETMMGAQASNDQLEKIKSYLDIGRQEGAEVLLGGERAHLDGDLAGGYYVQPTIFRGHNSMRVFQEEIFGPVVSVATFSDFDDAMTIANDTLYGLGAGVWSRNGNTAYRAGRTIQAGRVWVNQYHAYPAHSAFGGYKSSGIGRENHKMMLDHYQQTKNLLVSYTEDKQGFF, from the coding sequence ATGACCATCTACGCCAACCCGGGAACCGACGGTTCCGCGGTGACCTTCAAGCCCCGCTATGAGCACTACATCGGCGGTGAGTGGGTGGCCCCCGTCAGGGGCCAGTACTTCGAGAACCCCAGCCCGGTCACCGGCAAGTCCTTCACCGAGGTCGGGCGCGGCACCCCGGAGGACATCGAGGCCGCCCTGGACGCCGCCCATGCGGCAGCCCCGGCCTGGGGCAGGACGTCCCCGGCCGAGCGGGCGGTGATCCTCAACAAGATCGCTGACCGCATGGAGCAGAACCTCGAGATGCTCGCCGTCGCCGAGACGTGGGACAACGGCAAGGCCGTGCGTGAGACCCTGAACGCGGACATCCCGCTCGCGATCGACCACTTCCGCTACTTCGCGGGCACCATCCGGGCGCAGGAGGGCTCTCTGTCCCAGCTCGACGAGGACACGGTGGCGTACCACTACCACGAGCCCCTCGGTGTGGTCGGCCAGATCATCCCGTGGAACTTCCCGATCCTCATGGCCACGTGGAAGCTCGCGCCGGCCCTGGCGGCCGGCAACGCCGTGGTGCTCAAGCCCGCGGAGCAGACCCCGGCCTCGATCCTGGTGCTGGCCGAACTGATCGGCGACCTGCTGCCGGCCGGCGTGCTGAACATCGTCAACGGCTTCGGGCTCGAGGCCGGCAAGCCGCTGGCGTCCAACAAGCGGATCCGCAAGATCGCCTTCACCGGTGAGACCACCACGGGCCGGCTGATCATGCAGTACGCCTCCGAGAACCTCATCCCGGTGACGCTCGAGCTGGGAGGGAAGTCCCCGAACATCTTCTTCGAGGACGTGATGGCCGCGGATGACGCGTTCTGGGACAAGGCGCAGGAGGGATTCACCATGTTCGCCCTGAACCAGGGAGAGGTCTGCACGTGCCCGTCCCGTGCCCTGGTCCAGGAGTCCATCGCGGATGGCTTCCTGGAGGCCGCGGTGGAGCGCACCCGCCTCATCAAGCAGGGGAACCCGCTGGACACCGAGACCATGATGGGAGCCCAGGCCTCGAACGACCAGCTGGAGAAGATCAAGTCCTACCTGGACATCGGGCGCCAGGAGGGGGCCGAGGTGCTGCTCGGCGGAGAACGGGCCCACCTCGACGGCGACCTGGCCGGCGGCTACTACGTGCAGCCGACGATCTTCCGCGGCCACAACTCCATGCGGGTCTTCCAGGAGGAGATCTTCGGTCCGGTGGTCTCCGTGGCCACGTTCTCCGATTTCGACGACGCGATGACGATCGCCAATGACACTCTCTACGGTCTGGGAGCAGGGGTCTGGTCCCGCAACGGCAACACCGCCTACCGTGCCGGCCGCACCATCCAGGCGGGCCGGGTGTGGGTCAACCAGTACCACGCCTACCCGGCGCACTCGGCGTTCGGCGGCTACAAGTCCTCCGGGATCGGGCGGGAGAACCACAAGATGATGCTGGACCACTACCAGCAGACCAAGAACCTGTTGGTCTCCTACACAGAGGACAAGCAGGGCTTCTTCTAG